The genomic region CGCCGCCCTCGCCTTCACAACCACCCAGACCGCAGCGGCGGCCGGCGCCCTGTCGTGGATGCTGATCGAGTGGATCAGGGTCGGCAAGCCGAGCGCCCTGGGCGTCGCCTCGGGCATCGTCGCCGGGCTCGTGGTCATCACTCCCGCCGCCGGGTTCGTTACCCCCGGTGCGGCCCTCATCATGGGTCTGCTCGCCGGCCTGGTCTGCTACAGCGGGGTAATGCTGAAGCACAAGCTAGGCTACGACGACTCCCTCGACGCCTTCGGCGTTCACGGCGTCGGCGGCGCCTTCGGCGCCATCGCCACCGGGGTCTTCGCCTCCGTCGGGGCGACCGGCCTGATCGCCGGCAATCCCATGCAGGTCTGGATTCAGTTTGTCGGCGTGCTGGCCGCCGGCGCCTATGCGGTCGTCGTCACCTACGTCCTGCTGACGATCCTCAAGGCCACCATGGGCCTGCGTGTGGAGCAGGAAGACGAGATCATCGGACTCGACCAGACGGCCCACTCCGAAACGGGCTACAACTTCTGATCTTGGCCCGCACCTGAAAAACCGAAAGCGCCCCCCGAGCGGGGGCGCTTTTCGTGTACCCTGAATACACAACTGTGTATCAAACAGTCATCCAACCATCCCCTGCGACATCTCCACGGAACGATCACCCCGCTGCGGCGCGGCCCAAACGCCCCACAAAGCACCACACAACAGGTGTTTACAAAAAAAACACAAAACTCCTCCCGCACATCCCCACAGGGGCACCAAGATTGCATATGAGTTAAAGTCCTGGTGCAACCCCACGGGAAGGGCGCCAGGACAATCAAACCTGGAGGTGACCGAACATGTGTCGCATTGGAGCCATAAAAAGTCTGAACTACGTCCATCCGAGCCAAGCCCTTCTGCTCATGCAGTCGCAGCAAAAGGGCCATGACAACTCTGGTTTTGCCATGGTCATGCACGATCTCGGAGGGATTTTCGAGGGGTACAAGCATCTGCCCACCCTGTCGCTGGCCTGCACCGACGAGGGGGTGAAGATCGCCGAAGACATGATGCACGCCGCCGGCTTCCAGCGGGTCATGCAGTGGGTTCCCGAAACCAACGATCAACCGGGGCTGGACATCAATGCCATGCCCAACTACGTCTTTCAGACCTACGACTACCCCAAGCACTACAAGAAGGCAGAGCAAAAGGAGAAGGAAGAGCTGCTCCTCGACATGCGCCTGAAACTTCGCGCCGCCCTGGAGAAGGACGAGATGGGCTTCGCCTACTCCTTCTGGCCCGACGTGGTCACCCTCAAGGAGATCGGCGACCCGCGCGACATCGGCACCTACTTCAACCTCTGGGAGCCTGACGAGAAGTTCACCGCAAAGGTGATCACCGCCCAGTGCCGGCAGAACACCAACTACGACATCGTCCGCTACGCCGCCCACCCCTTCTTCCTTCAGGGATACACGGCTCTGGCCAACGGCGAGAACACCTTCTACCTCAAGAACGTGGAACTCCAGCGCAAGCTGCACCGCGGCTACATCGGTTTCGAGTCCGACTCCCAGTGCTTCCTCTACACCCTGCACTACGTGCACCGCGAACTCGGCTGGCCGCTGAAGTACTACAAGCACGTGGTGACGCCGCTGCCTTTCGAGCAGATCGAGCGGCGCGACGACAAGGACCAGTTGCTGTCCATCCGCCAGTCCCTGGCGCACCTGGAAATCAACGGGCCCAACACCATTATCGGGGTGCTGCCCGACAACACCATGTTCACCTGCTGCGACGCCAAGAAGCTGCGCCCGGTGGTGGTCGGACGCTCCGACGACACCGTGGTCATCTCCTCGGAGGTGTGCTGCATCAACGAAGTCCTCCCGGACCGCGACTGGGAGACCGACATCTATCCCCACGAGCGCGAGATCGTGGCTATCGATAGCAACCTGGAGGTTCAGCGATGGAAACAATGAGAGTCCAGGATGTGACTCCGAACGACCTGCCCTGGAAGATCCGCTACGACGCCAGCCGCTGCACCCTGTGCGGCTCCTGCGTGGCGGCCTGTTCCTTTCGGGCCATCGAGCCCAAGGTCGAACGCCGGCGCATGGTCTTCTCGGAGGGGGAACTCCCCGAGCCGAAGACCCGCTTCTCCGCGGTCCCGGTGATCCGCCAGACCCATTCGATCAAAAACTACTGCCGCGGCTGCGGTATCTGCGAAAAGGTCTGCCCCAACGACGCCATCGGCCCGCTGCGCAACCCCGACACCCGGCATCCGATCGTGACCCGCTGCCTCGGCGGCGACTCGATCAAGCGCGGCGGCCGCAAGAACCTCGAGGGAAGCACGCGCACCCTGGACAAGCTGCGGGTCGGACGCATCTCCCAGATGACCGACCCGAGCCTCGACGCCCAGCGCCACACCTTCGACCTGCTGGCGCCCTTCGGGCGCATCCTGCCGCCCAAGAAGCTGCCTCTCGGCGTCGGCCCCGAGGGCCTGCTCCAGGCCGAGGGTCAGACCCCGCCGGTGCGCTGGATCTACCCGGTCATTCTCGGCGACATGTCGATCGGCGCCCTCTCCTGGCGCATGTGGGAGGCGATCGCCATGGCCACCGCCTACCTCAACGAGGAGTGCGGCATCCCGGTGCGCATGTGCTCCGGCGAGGGGGGCGTCACGGTTCGCCTGCTCAAGAGCAAGCACCTCAAGTACATGATCCTGCAGATCGCCTCCGGGCACTTCGGCTGGAACCGCATTGTCAAGACGATGCCCCACATGGTCGAAGACCCCGCCGGCATCCTGATCAAGATCGGCCAGGGCGCCAAGCCCGGAGACGGCGGCCTGCTCATGGCCGGCAAGGTCGCCGAGCACATCCAGGCGATCCGCGGCGTTCCCAAGGCCGACCTCCTGTCGCCCCCCAACCACCAGGGGCTCTACTCCATCGAGGAGAGCGTGCAGAAGATGTTCCTCTCCTTCAACGCGGCTTTCAAGTTCCGCGTCCCGGTGGCGATCAAGGTGGCGGCCAGCGCGACCAGCGTCTCGGTCTTCAACAACCTGGTGCGCGACCCCTACAACATCGTCGGCGGCTTCTTCCTCGACGGCATCGACGGCGGCACCGGCGCGGCCCACGAGGTCAGCCTCGACCACACCGGTCACCCCATTGTCAGCAAACTGCGCGACTGCTACCTGGCCGCCGTCACCCAGGGGCGCCANGGCCTCGGCAAGACCGGCGACCTGGCCGCGGACGCCTTCAAGATGATGTGCCTCGGCGCCAACGGCGTCTTCACCGGCAAGCTGGTGTTGCAGATGGCCGGATGCGTCGGCAACTACCAGGGGCGCTGCAACGCCTGCAATACCGTCCTCTGCCCGGTCGGCATCACCACTCAGGAACCGGCCCTGGTGCACCGCCTCGACCCCGAGAAAGTGGCGCAGAACATCGTCAACTACTTCCTCGCCATGGATACGGAACTGAAAAAGCTCATGGCCCCCATCGGCAACTCCTCCCTGCCGGTGGGCCGCTCCGACGCCCTCGTCTCCACCGACCAGGCCGTGGCCGAGCGACTGCAGATTCAATACGTCTGTTAGGTGTGAGGCGTCAGGCGTGAGGCGCAAAGCCTTTATCCCTCCCCCCCTCGCCCCATACTCCAGACAGGAGAGAAGAAATGCCAGCC from Desulfuromonas sp. harbors:
- a CDS encoding glutamine amidotransferase family protein, whose translation is MCRIGAIKSLNYVHPSQALLLMQSQQKGHDNSGFAMVMHDLGGIFEGYKHLPTLSLACTDEGVKIAEDMMHAAGFQRVMQWVPETNDQPGLDINAMPNYVFQTYDYPKHYKKAEQKEKEELLLDMRLKLRAALEKDEMGFAYSFWPDVVTLKEIGDPRDIGTYFNLWEPDEKFTAKVITAQCRQNTNYDIVRYAAHPFFLQGYTALANGENTFYLKNVELQRKLHRGYIGFESDSQCFLYTLHYVHRELGWPLKYYKHVVTPLPFEQIERRDDKDQLLSIRQSLAHLEINGPNTIIGVLPDNTMFTCCDAKKLRPVVVGRSDDTVVISSEVCCINEVLPDRDWETDIYPHEREIVAIDSNLEVQRWKQ
- a CDS encoding glutamate synthase-related protein; this translates as METMRVQDVTPNDLPWKIRYDASRCTLCGSCVAACSFRAIEPKVERRRMVFSEGELPEPKTRFSAVPVIRQTHSIKNYCRGCGICEKVCPNDAIGPLRNPDTRHPIVTRCLGGDSIKRGGRKNLEGSTRTLDKLRVGRISQMTDPSLDAQRHTFDLLAPFGRILPPKKLPLGVGPEGLLQAEGQTPPVRWIYPVILGDMSIGALSWRMWEAIAMATAYLNEECGIPVRMCSGEGGVTVRLLKSKHLKYMILQIASGHFGWNRIVKTMPHMVEDPAGILIKIGQGAKPGDGGLLMAGKVAEHIQAIRGVPKADLLSPPNHQGLYSIEESVQKMFLSFNAAFKFRVPVAIKVAASATSVSVFNNLVRDPYNIVGGFFLDGIDGGTGAAHEVSLDHTGHPIVSKLRDCYLAAVTQGR